In Cloacibacterium caeni, a single window of DNA contains:
- a CDS encoding conjugal transfer protein TraD: MEIVIVICLLIVIVLLLQDKIVIKKRTKQVPPQKKVNPNLPDIMGQPKSVERLSMPNAANERQIEEPEINPANLDIEYDENENVGIQIRKEELDEVFSNIPDLEEEEEDWNRYGISGGDDGFAQGVTFEELSSVGVLLQKEELEPAQKETAIAIVQKIQGTELFSLLENSMEDASRRIAELLDSTLSSETEDSSSTLRKSDLSDFDIEEFV; encoded by the coding sequence ATGGAAATAGTAATTGTGATATGCCTGCTGATAGTCATTGTCCTGCTTTTACAGGATAAGATTGTCATTAAGAAAAGGACAAAACAAGTACCTCCGCAGAAGAAAGTCAATCCGAACCTGCCCGATATTATGGGGCAGCCAAAATCCGTAGAACGCCTTTCAATGCCAAACGCTGCCAATGAACGCCAAATTGAGGAACCGGAGATAAACCCCGCTAATTTAGACATTGAATACGACGAAAATGAAAACGTCGGCATTCAAATCCGCAAGGAAGAGCTGGACGAAGTTTTCAGTAATATACCTGATTTGGAGGAAGAGGAAGAAGATTGGAACAGGTACGGAATATCCGGTGGCGATGACGGTTTTGCCCAAGGGGTTACCTTTGAAGAACTAAGCTCCGTGGGGGTGTTGCTCCAAAAAGAAGAATTGGAACCAGCCCAAAAGGAAACAGCGATAGCCATAGTTCAAAAAATACAGGGAACCGAATTATTCAGCCTATTGGAGAATTCTATGGAAGATGCTTCCCGAAGAATAGCCGAGCTTTTGGATAGCACCCTTTCATCTGAAACGGAAGACAGTTCTTCCACTTTGCGGAAAAGTGATTTGAGTGATTTTGACATTGAGGAGTTTGTTTAG
- a CDS encoding ATP-binding protein — protein MSNSPFNHSHFLGYVNFVSPAFVKVHFPSSVLMKTFVHHAEVLRGGLVGNYIVVEGEEKGFLGKMLEISLPEKERLELSERTFSTKAFHPVGRIEILLSFDLFDPSRIEKGINSLPLIGSKVFICSSEFLSTHFKTFGIKPENIEHSPTFRMGNLIYDKNVPVDISLQAIFSRHCAVVGTTGGGKSYTISKFIEGVIETGAKAIILDPTGEYSTFDAHPKVDHSTLISESYFPYQNLTINDLFVLFRPSGQVQQPVLLEAIKSLKVAHCLLGNIPNNGHNNDGTNDTFTFRGQQVVINNGLVVKQNNITAAYNNAYFTYKSIIEDFTINNFSINLLHRQIGNECFQIFNDRWANNRDERNYGNATSLIMRVNNVISDNDYSGMFGFNAPTTNNLITKIDEFLNNPELNILRIGFENVPYNFQAREILANSLGRYLLNKARTNIFRENPLILFVDEAHQFLNKKIKDEYFESTELNAFDNIAKESRKYGLFLCLSTQMPRDIPVGTLSQMGTFITHRLINYQDKEAIASACSTANKETLSFLPSLGSGEAIIMGVDFPMPISVKVDMPTITPKFDTPKFVKIAGT, from the coding sequence ATGAGCAATAGCCCCTTTAATCACAGTCATTTTCTTGGGTATGTAAATTTTGTATCCCCTGCATTTGTGAAAGTGCATTTCCCGTCTTCTGTTTTGATGAAAACATTTGTTCACCACGCAGAAGTGTTGAGAGGTGGACTTGTAGGAAACTATATTGTTGTTGAGGGAGAGGAAAAAGGTTTTCTGGGAAAAATGTTGGAAATATCGTTACCTGAAAAAGAACGGTTGGAATTAAGTGAAAGAACTTTTTCAACTAAAGCATTTCATCCAGTAGGAAGAATAGAAATTCTTTTATCATTTGATTTGTTTGACCCGAGTAGAATAGAAAAAGGGATAAATAGCCTCCCACTCATTGGTTCTAAGGTATTCATTTGTTCGTCGGAATTTCTTTCTACACATTTCAAAACCTTTGGCATAAAACCCGAAAATATCGAACATTCTCCTACTTTTAGAATGGGGAATTTGATATACGATAAAAATGTTCCCGTAGATATTTCTTTGCAAGCGATATTTAGTCGTCATTGTGCGGTTGTTGGTACAACAGGAGGAGGGAAAAGTTATACCATCAGCAAATTTATTGAGGGAGTTATAGAAACCGGAGCAAAAGCTATAATCTTAGACCCAACGGGAGAATACTCTACATTTGATGCTCATCCAAAAGTTGACCATTCAACACTGATTTCAGAAAGCTATTTTCCATATCAGAATTTAACCATTAATGATTTATTCGTTCTGTTCAGACCATCAGGACAAGTACAGCAACCCGTTTTATTGGAAGCTATTAAGTCGTTAAAAGTTGCACATTGCTTATTAGGGAATATTCCTAATAATGGACATAATAATGATGGAACTAACGATACTTTTACATTCAGGGGTCAGCAAGTAGTTATAAATAATGGATTAGTTGTAAAACAAAATAATATTACTGCGGCATATAATAATGCCTACTTTACTTATAAATCTATTATAGAAGATTTCACAATAAATAATTTCAGTATAAATCTACTCCACAGGCAAATAGGGAATGAATGTTTTCAAATATTCAACGACCGTTGGGCAAACAATAGAGATGAAAGAAATTATGGAAATGCAACGAGTTTAATAATGCGTGTTAACAATGTAATATCGGACAATGATTATTCCGGTATGTTTGGATTTAATGCTCCAACCACAAATAACCTAATAACCAAGATAGACGAGTTTTTGAATAATCCAGAATTAAATATTTTAAGAATTGGTTTTGAAAATGTACCTTATAATTTTCAGGCAAGAGAAATCTTGGCAAATTCATTGGGAAGATACTTATTGAATAAAGCTCGAACTAATATTTTCAGAGAAAATCCTCTAATTCTCTTTGTAGATGAAGCCCATCAGTTTTTAAACAAGAAAATTAAGGATGAATATTTTGAAAGCACAGAATTAAATGCTTTTGATAACATTGCTAAAGAAAGTCGTAAATATGGATTATTTCTATGTTTATCAACACAAATGCCAAGAGATATTCCTGTTGGTACGCTAAGTCAAATGGGAACATTCATTACTCATAGGCTGATAAATTATCAAGATAAGGAAGCAATCGCGAGTGCTTGCTCGACTGCCAATAAAGAAACTCTTTCTTTTTTACCATCTTTAGGGTCAGGAGAAGCAATTATTATGGGAGTTGATTTTCCAATGCCAATATCAGTCAAAGTAGATATGCCAACAATTACACCGAAGTTCGATACTCCAAAATTTGTAAAAATAGCGGGCACTTAG
- a CDS encoding SIR2 family protein codes for MKYILLNNNSSVAYDDSDATDIKVYIDGKLHDFKESTENRIDYAIATNRNKYSQTLNNQFENLLLLTGAGSSIGWGKDGKLGKSMANLWDDAEALLTADVFGKLLETIGYDEKWDDGSIVKNLEKVLSMATPAIPYIPKEDIDIEDCVNKIKDFIKEACQLSLPDNSPHTLLLNKITKRKVTLPRFKLFTLNYDLMFEQSACESNFVVIDGFSFSQPRIFSGRNYDYDIVSRNQSRVKEEDNFIQKVFHLYKLHGSVNWEKQDNKIIQKEEPDEPLMIYPHQSKYESSYEQPYFEMMSRFQSNLRKENVFLITIGFSFGDKHIVTAIIEALEQNPGFQLMIVNKGIDETNENMKPFIDAANKYSNISIVSETFEDFAKNYPDLKSYNQEDTRQIVINIPNS; via the coding sequence ATGAAATACATTTTACTCAACAATAACAGTTCTGTTGCTTATGATGATAGTGATGCTACTGATATAAAAGTATATATCGACGGCAAACTTCACGATTTCAAAGAAAGTACCGAAAATAGAATTGATTATGCAATTGCAACAAATAGGAATAAATACTCCCAAACTCTAAATAATCAGTTTGAGAATTTATTACTTCTAACTGGTGCAGGGTCATCTATTGGTTGGGGAAAAGATGGGAAGTTGGGTAAGTCGATGGCAAATTTATGGGATGATGCGGAAGCTCTTTTAACAGCCGATGTTTTTGGAAAGTTACTTGAAACTATTGGCTACGATGAAAAATGGGATGATGGCTCTATAGTAAAGAATTTAGAAAAGGTTCTTTCTATGGCAACACCTGCTATACCATATATACCCAAAGAGGATATAGATATTGAGGATTGTGTAAACAAAATTAAAGATTTTATCAAAGAAGCCTGTCAATTGAGTTTGCCAGATAATTCGCCACATACGCTCTTATTAAATAAAATAACGAAACGCAAAGTTACTTTACCAAGATTTAAGCTGTTTACATTGAATTATGACCTAATGTTTGAACAATCAGCTTGTGAAAGCAATTTTGTTGTTATAGACGGGTTTTCATTTTCTCAACCAAGAATATTTAGTGGGCGTAATTATGATTACGATATTGTTTCCCGCAATCAAAGTAGAGTAAAAGAAGAAGACAATTTTATTCAAAAAGTTTTCCATTTGTACAAATTACACGGTTCTGTAAATTGGGAAAAGCAAGACAACAAGATTATACAAAAAGAAGAACCTGACGAACCATTGATGATATATCCACATCAATCAAAATATGAAAGCTCTTATGAACAGCCGTATTTTGAAATGATGTCGAGGTTCCAGTCCAATTTGAGAAAGGAGAATGTTTTCCTTATTACAATAGGCTTTAGTTTCGGGGATAAACATATCGTAACCGCAATCATCGAAGCCTTGGAACAAAATCCAGGCTTTCAATTGATGATTGTAAATAAAGGGATAGATGAAACCAACGAAAATATGAAACCCTTTATTGATGCTGCAAACAAATATTCCAATATATCTATTGTTTCAGAAACCTTTGAGGATTTCGCTAAGAATTATCCTGACTTAAAATCTTACAATCAGGAAGATACACGACAAATAGTAATTAATATCCCTAATAGTTAG
- a CDS encoding helix-turn-helix domain-containing protein, producing MAFGKHIKRLRESKGLFLREVGAALELDSAFISKVENEERPLPRKHIEKLAEFLNTPIDELLVLWFSDKIKGLIDDKEIGKQALKIVLKELNAIKNNAD from the coding sequence ATGGCATTTGGAAAACACATAAAAAGACTAAGAGAAAGTAAAGGATTGTTCCTACGGGAAGTTGGGGCTGCATTGGAACTGGATAGTGCTTTTATCAGTAAAGTCGAAAATGAAGAAAGACCATTGCCAAGAAAACACATCGAAAAGCTTGCAGAATTTTTGAATACCCCAATTGATGAGCTATTGGTTTTATGGTTTTCAGATAAAATAAAGGGACTTATTGACGATAAAGAAATAGGAAAGCAGGCTTTAAAAATTGTTTTAAAAGAATTAAATGCAATCAAGAATAATGCAGATTAG
- a CDS encoding DUF4134 domain-containing protein, with the protein MEKQRKKVLLAAVAMLSGIGAFAQGNGSAGINEATQMVTSYFDPATQLIYAIGAVVGLIGGVKVYNKFSSGDPDTSKTAASWFGACIFLIVAATILRSFFL; encoded by the coding sequence ATGGAAAAACAGAGAAAAAAAGTTTTGCTGGCAGCCGTGGCTATGCTGTCAGGAATTGGTGCGTTCGCACAGGGAAACGGCTCGGCAGGTATCAACGAGGCTACCCAAATGGTAACTTCCTATTTCGACCCCGCAACCCAATTAATCTACGCCATCGGTGCGGTCGTGGGCTTGATAGGGGGCGTTAAAGTTTACAATAAGTTCAGTTCGGGCGACCCCGACACATCGAAGACTGCGGCAAGCTGGTTCGGTGCGTGTATCTTCTTAATCGTAGCGGCTACCATCCTGCGTTCATTCTTCCTTTAA
- a CDS encoding DUF4133 domain-containing protein, with protein MNNYNINKGIGRTVEFKGLKAQYLFIFAGGLLGTLILVMILYMAGVNSYICLFLGAGGASLIVWQTFSLNRKYGEHGLMKIGAGKRHPRYIICRKPVHRYLKFTPKSNAL; from the coding sequence ATGAACAATTACAACATAAACAAAGGCATTGGCAGGACAGTGGAATTTAAGGGACTGAAAGCACAATACCTGTTCATTTTCGCTGGCGGACTGCTCGGTACGCTCATCCTCGTGATGATACTGTATATGGCAGGCGTAAACTCTTACATCTGCCTGTTCCTCGGAGCAGGCGGTGCTTCGCTCATTGTGTGGCAGACCTTTTCACTAAACAGGAAGTACGGCGAACACGGGCTAATGAAAATCGGAGCAGGAAAAAGACATCCCCGATACATCATTTGTCGCAAGCCTGTACACCGCTATCTGAAATTCACTCCTAAATCGAATGCCCTATGA
- a CDS encoding TraG family conjugative transposon ATPase produces the protein MRNVAKTTTLENKFPLLAVENNCILSKDADITACFEVRLPELFTVASAEYEAIHSAWHKAIKTLPDFTVIHKQDWYIKESYAPDLAKEDQSFLAKSYQRHFNERPFLNHYCYLFLTKTTKERMRMQSNFSSLCKGTLIPKEIRNKETIHRFMEAVAQFERIVNDSGFITLQRLTEDEIIGTDEKQGLLEQYLTLSRESGTPMQDIALGTEEVRIGNKRLSLHTLSDTDDLPGTVSADTRFEKLSTDRSDCRLSFAAPVGLLLSCNHIYNQYLFLDNSEDNLQKFEKSARNMHSLARYSRANQINKEWIEKYLNEAHSFGLSSIRAHFNIMAWSEDPAELKQLKNDCGSALALMECKPRHNTTDVATLFWAGMPGNAGDFPSEESFYTFIEPALCFFTEETNYHNSPSPFGIKMADRLTGKPIHLDISDLPMKCGIITNRNKFILGPSGSGKSFFTNHMVRQYYEQGAHVLLVDTGNSYQGLCELIKGKTKGEDGVYFTYTEGNPIAFNPFYTDDGVFDIEKRESVKTLILTLWKRDDEPPTRSEEVALSNAVSGYIERIKTDDVYPSFNGFYEYVKGDYRKVLEEKQVREKDFDIANFLNVLEPYYKGGEYDYLLNSDKQLDLLSKRFIVFEIDAIKDHKILFPIVTIIIMEVFINKMRRLKGIRKLILIEEAWKAIAKEGMAEYIKYLFKTVRKFFGEAIVVTQEVDDIIQSPIVKESIINNSDCKILLDQRKYMNKFDDIQAMLGLTDKEKGQVLSINMNNDASRLYKEVWIGLGGTNSAVYATEVSLEEYLAYTTEETEKMEVMQLASELDGNVELAIKHIAMQRRDKANQ, from the coding sequence ATGAGAAACGTTGCAAAGACAACAACGCTGGAAAACAAATTTCCTTTGTTGGCAGTAGAAAACAACTGCATCCTTTCCAAAGATGCGGACATTACCGCCTGCTTTGAGGTTCGTTTGCCGGAACTGTTTACGGTAGCATCGGCGGAATACGAAGCTATTCACTCCGCCTGGCATAAGGCTATCAAGACCTTGCCGGATTTTACGGTCATCCACAAACAGGATTGGTACATCAAAGAAAGCTATGCTCCCGATTTGGCAAAGGAAGACCAAAGTTTTTTGGCTAAATCCTACCAACGCCATTTTAATGAGCGACCATTTCTGAACCATTATTGTTACCTGTTCCTGACCAAGACCACTAAGGAAAGAATGCGTATGCAAAGCAACTTCAGTTCGCTTTGCAAAGGTACGCTCATACCAAAGGAAATCAGGAACAAGGAAACGATACACCGCTTTATGGAAGCGGTGGCACAGTTTGAGCGTATCGTGAACGATAGCGGTTTCATAACCCTGCAACGCCTTACCGAAGATGAAATCATCGGAACGGACGAAAAGCAGGGATTGTTGGAACAGTACCTAACCCTGTCAAGGGAAAGCGGAACACCGATGCAGGACATCGCACTCGGAACGGAAGAAGTCCGTATCGGAAACAAAAGGTTGAGCCTGCACACCTTGTCCGATACAGACGATTTGCCCGGAACGGTATCGGCTGATACCCGTTTTGAAAAGCTATCCACCGACCGGAGCGACTGCCGTTTGTCGTTCGCTGCTCCCGTGGGATTACTCCTTAGCTGTAACCATATCTACAACCAATATTTGTTTTTGGATAACAGCGAAGACAACCTGCAAAAGTTTGAAAAGTCCGCCCGCAATATGCACTCTTTGGCAAGGTATAGCAGGGCAAACCAAATCAACAAAGAGTGGATAGAAAAATACCTGAACGAAGCCCACAGCTTCGGTCTGTCGTCTATCAGGGCACACTTCAACATTATGGCGTGGTCGGAAGACCCTGCGGAGCTGAAACAGTTAAAGAACGATTGCGGTAGTGCATTGGCATTGATGGAGTGTAAGCCTCGCCACAACACTACGGACGTAGCCACTTTGTTTTGGGCTGGAATGCCCGGCAATGCAGGCGATTTTCCGAGTGAGGAAAGTTTTTACACTTTTATCGAACCTGCCTTGTGCTTCTTCACAGAAGAAACCAACTATCACAATTCGCCCTCGCCGTTCGGTATCAAGATGGCTGACAGGCTTACAGGAAAACCTATCCATTTGGATATTTCCGACCTGCCTATGAAGTGTGGCATTATCACGAACCGGAACAAGTTTATACTTGGTCCGTCAGGTTCGGGAAAATCGTTCTTCACAAACCATATGGTAAGGCAATACTACGAACAGGGCGCACACGTATTGTTGGTAGATACGGGTAATTCTTATCAGGGCTTATGCGAACTCATCAAAGGAAAGACCAAAGGTGAAGACGGTGTTTATTTTACGTACACCGAAGGCAACCCGATTGCATTCAATCCATTTTACACGGATGATGGGGTTTTCGACATCGAAAAGAGAGAAAGTGTTAAGACCTTAATATTGACACTATGGAAACGTGATGATGAACCGCCAACCCGTTCGGAAGAAGTGGCATTATCCAATGCCGTATCAGGTTATATTGAACGTATCAAAACAGATGATGTTTACCCATCATTCAACGGTTTCTACGAGTATGTCAAAGGTGATTACCGCAAGGTACTCGAAGAAAAACAGGTAAGGGAAAAAGACTTTGACATTGCAAATTTCCTGAACGTCCTCGAACCCTACTACAAGGGTGGCGAATACGATTATCTGTTGAACTCCGACAAGCAGTTAGACCTGCTTTCCAAACGCTTTATCGTGTTTGAAATTGATGCGATTAAAGACCACAAAATCCTCTTTCCCATAGTCACAATTATCATTATGGAAGTTTTTATCAACAAGATGCGGAGGCTGAAAGGTATCCGAAAACTCATCCTGATTGAAGAAGCGTGGAAAGCGATTGCCAAAGAAGGAATGGCGGAATATATAAAATATTTATTTAAAACCGTCCGCAAATTCTTCGGAGAGGCGATTGTCGTTACGCAAGAGGTAGATGATATTATCCAGTCGCCCATTGTAAAAGAAAGTATCATCAACAATTCCGACTGTAAAATCCTCTTAGACCAGCGTAAGTATATGAATAAATTCGATGACATACAGGCAATGTTGGGGCTTACAGATAAGGAAAAAGGTCAGGTACTTTCTATCAATATGAACAACGATGCAAGCCGACTGTACAAAGAGGTTTGGATTGGCTTAGGTGGTACGAACTCGGCAGTCTATGCCACCGAAGTTAGTTTGGAGGAATACCTCGCATACACCACCGAAGAAACCGAAAAAATGGAGGTAATGCAATTAGCTTCCGAATTGGACGGTAACGTAGAACTCGCCATTAAGCATATCGCAATGCAAAGGCGTGACAAAGCAAATCAATAG
- a CDS encoding DUF4141 domain-containing protein, with amino-acid sequence MKKFLFMVCTALMLAVAPSAKAQWVVTDPTNLASGILNSANEIVQTSSTVSNVIKNFKEVEKVYKQGKEYYDKLQAVNNLVKDARKVQQTVLLVGDVSEMYVTNFGKMMNDPNFSAQELAAISNGYSALLNESTELLKELKQIVTSSSLSLNDKERMDIIDRVYKEVKEYHSLVRYYTNKNISVSILRAKKQNNTKRVLDLYGTPNQKYW; translated from the coding sequence ATGAAAAAGTTCCTTTTTATGGTGTGTACGGCACTAATGCTCGCCGTAGCACCGTCCGCAAAAGCACAATGGGTAGTAACCGACCCCACAAATCTGGCATCGGGTATTCTCAACAGTGCGAATGAAATCGTACAGACTTCTTCCACGGTATCCAATGTAATTAAAAATTTCAAGGAAGTGGAAAAGGTGTATAAACAGGGTAAGGAGTATTACGACAAGCTACAAGCTGTAAATAATCTTGTAAAAGATGCACGTAAGGTACAGCAGACTGTATTGCTTGTCGGTGACGTATCCGAAATGTATGTTACCAACTTCGGTAAGATGATGAACGACCCGAATTTTTCTGCACAGGAATTGGCAGCTATCAGCAATGGTTATTCGGCATTGCTGAATGAAAGTACCGAACTGCTGAAAGAACTCAAACAGATTGTAACCTCATCAAGCCTTTCGCTGAACGACAAAGAGCGTATGGATATTATTGATAGAGTGTACAAAGAAGTAAAGGAATACCACAGCTTGGTACGCTACTATACCAATAAGAATATCTCTGTAAGTATTCTAAGAGCAAAAAAGCAGAACAATACCAAAAGAGTGCTTGACCTCTATGGAACTCCTAACCAAAAATACTGGTAG
- the traJ gene encoding conjugative transposon protein TraJ, protein MEFQNLHEVLRSLYDEMLPLSADMAAVAKGIAGLGALFYVAIKVWQALSRAEPIDMYPLLRPFALGLCIMFFPTIVLGTINAVLSPVVQGTHTILENQVLDLNNLQAKKDLLEREAMLRNPETAYLVSNEEFDKKLEELGWSPGDLITMSGMYMDRFAYQTEQAIKNWFRNLLEVLFQAAALVIDTIRTFFLIVLSILGPIAFAISVWDGFQSTLTQWLTRYVSVYLWLPVADLFSSMLAKIQSLIIEKDIAMLADPTYIPDTSNTVYIIFMIIGIVGYFTIPTVTGWIIQAGGAGNFTRNVNQAAMKTGNIAGAGTGSAVGNIGGKLMGK, encoded by the coding sequence ATGGAATTTCAAAATCTTCACGAAGTCCTACGCTCATTATATGATGAGATGCTCCCACTGTCCGCCGATATGGCGGCAGTGGCTAAAGGGATAGCCGGATTGGGGGCTTTGTTCTATGTTGCCATAAAAGTATGGCAGGCTTTGAGCAGGGCTGAACCCATTGATATGTACCCTTTGCTTCGTCCTTTCGCTTTGGGGCTTTGCATTATGTTTTTCCCAACTATCGTATTGGGAACAATCAATGCCGTGTTAAGTCCGGTGGTACAGGGTACTCACACAATCCTCGAAAATCAGGTGCTTGACCTCAACAATTTGCAGGCGAAAAAAGACCTGCTCGAACGGGAAGCTATGCTACGAAATCCTGAAACAGCCTATCTCGTATCAAATGAGGAATTTGATAAAAAGCTCGAAGAATTGGGCTGGTCGCCCGGCGATTTGATTACGATGTCGGGAATGTATATGGATAGGTTTGCCTACCAAACCGAACAAGCTATTAAGAATTGGTTTCGCAATCTGTTAGAGGTACTGTTTCAGGCGGCAGCTTTGGTTATTGATACCATAAGGACGTTCTTTCTCATTGTCCTGTCCATACTCGGGCCGATAGCCTTTGCGATAAGCGTGTGGGACGGTTTTCAGTCCACGCTCACGCAATGGCTGACCCGATACGTCAGCGTTTACCTGTGGTTGCCTGTGGCAGACCTGTTCAGCTCTATGCTTGCCAAAATACAATCCCTCATTATCGAAAAGGATATAGCAATGCTTGCCGACCCGACTTACATTCCTGATACCTCAAATACCGTGTACATCATCTTTATGATAATCGGTATCGTGGGCTACTTCACTATCCCAACGGTAACAGGCTGGATTATTCAGGCAGGCGGTGCAGGGAACTTTACCCGTAACGTAAACCAAGCCGCAATGAAAACCGGAAATATCGCCGGAGCAGGAACAGGTTCGGCAGTTGGAAATATCGGTGGCAAGTTAATGGGGAAATAA
- the traK gene encoding conjugative transposon protein TraK, whose amino-acid sequence MEFKTLRNIENSFRQIRLYAIVFAVLCLSVVGFSLWKSYSFADEQRQKIYVLDNGKSLMLALSQDASINRPVEAREHVRRFHELFFTLAPDKNAIESNMSRAFNLADKSAFDYYKDLSEKGYYSRIISGNVQQRIEVDSVVCNFDTYPYAVRTYAKQFIIRSSNVTRRNLITSCYLVNSVRSDNNPQGFNIEKFAVIENRDIEVIER is encoded by the coding sequence ATGGAATTTAAAACATTAAGAAATATCGAAAACAGTTTTAGGCAAATACGGCTGTATGCCATTGTATTTGCCGTTCTCTGCCTAAGCGTGGTAGGATTTTCACTTTGGAAATCTTACAGCTTTGCAGACGAACAACGCCAAAAAATCTATGTGCTGGATAATGGAAAATCGTTGATGCTTGCCTTATCGCAAGATGCAAGTATCAACCGACCTGTGGAAGCAAGGGAACACGTCAGGCGTTTTCACGAACTCTTTTTTACGCTTGCTCCCGACAAGAACGCTATCGAAAGCAATATGAGCAGGGCATTCAACCTTGCCGATAAATCAGCTTTTGATTATTACAAAGACCTGTCGGAAAAGGGCTATTACAGCAGGATTATTTCGGGGAATGTACAGCAACGCATTGAGGTGGATAGTGTCGTGTGCAATTTCGACACCTATCCTTATGCGGTGCGTACCTACGCCAAACAATTCATTATCCGTTCGAGCAACGTGACCAGGCGTAACCTGATTACTTCCTGTTATCTCGTGAACTCTGTCCGTTCGGACAACAACCCGCAAGGCTTCAACATCGAAAAGTTTGCAGTGATAGAAAACAGGGATATAGAAGTTATCGAACGCTAA
- the traM gene encoding conjugative transposon protein TraM: MKENENKKSVVRVTEGNQAATTDVLQDGTQNKAEKLKKPLIFGLMGIVFVGCMYLIFKPSADKKEIENIGLNDAVPEATGAGMPADKGKAYELEMLERKEQEKRNALTTLSDYWNTEDKKEPNDEFPEEDENSSYGVGRGSGRNGNPALSSYRNAQSTLGSFYQDNNSETTELRRQLDELKEQLAEKDVPKSVTVDDQLAIMEKSYQMAAKYLPTGTNSTEAPPAKDAGTATAGSTQKEHFVAFTPTRKNTVSALYREPTDSAFLADWSETRNRGFYTAGSIEQTAQPKNSIKACVHDAQTVIGETGVRLRLLEPAQTPQRTIPKGTIVTANAKFQGGRLQLKITSVELEGNIIPVDITIYDLDGQQGLYVPYSPEMNALTEMAGNMSQTSGTSIMLTQNAGQQVAADLSRGVVQGVSGYFAKKVRTPKVTLKAGHQVFLVSKK; encoded by the coding sequence ATGAAAGAAAATGAGAACAAAAAGTCGGTTGTTCGGGTAACGGAAGGGAACCAGGCAGCAACCACTGATGTACTGCAAGACGGTACACAGAACAAAGCCGAAAAGCTCAAAAAGCCACTCATATTTGGCTTAATGGGAATTGTCTTCGTAGGTTGTATGTACCTCATATTTAAACCATCCGCAGACAAAAAGGAAATTGAGAACATCGGGCTGAACGATGCAGTACCGGAGGCTACCGGAGCAGGAATGCCTGCCGACAAAGGCAAGGCTTACGAGTTGGAAATGCTGGAACGCAAAGAGCAAGAAAAACGCAATGCACTTACCACGCTTTCTGACTATTGGAATACTGAAGACAAAAAAGAGCCTAATGATGAATTTCCCGAAGAAGACGAAAACAGCAGCTATGGCGTTGGCAGAGGTTCGGGAAGAAACGGCAATCCTGCATTGAGCAGTTACCGCAATGCACAAAGCACATTGGGTTCATTTTATCAGGATAACAACTCTGAAACAACAGAACTCCGCAGGCAATTGGACGAACTAAAAGAACAATTAGCCGAGAAAGATGTACCTAAATCTGTAACCGTTGATGACCAGCTTGCCATAATGGAGAAATCCTACCAGATGGCGGCAAAGTATCTGCCAACAGGTACAAATTCGACAGAAGCCCCACCTGCTAAGGATGCAGGTACGGCTACCGCAGGTTCAACTCAAAAGGAGCATTTTGTGGCATTCACACCTACAAGAAAGAACACCGTTTCCGCTTTGTATCGTGAGCCTACGGACAGTGCCTTTTTAGCCGATTGGAGCGAAACAAGAAACCGGGGCTTTTATACCGCAGGTTCTATTGAGCAAACGGCACAACCGAAAAACAGTATCAAAGCCTGTGTACACGATGCGCAAACGGTTATTGGCGAAACAGGGGTACGATTGCGATTGTTAGAGCCAGCCCAAACGCCTCAACGTACCATTCCGAAAGGAACGATTGTAACAGCTAATGCCAAATTTCAGGGAGGTCGATTGCAGCTAAAGATTACCTCCGTAGAATTAGAGGGCAACATCATTCCGGTTGATATTACTATTTACGATTTGGACGGACAGCAAGGCTTGTACGTTCCGTATTCGCCCGAAATGAACGCCCTTACCGAAATGGCGGGCAATATGAGCCAGACTTCGGGAACAAGCATAATGCTCACGCAGAATGCAGGACAACAGGTTGCTGCTGATTTAAGCCGTGGCGTGGTACAGGGTGTTTCGGGCTATTTCGCCAAAAAGGTAAGAACCCCAAAGGTTACGCTAAAAGCAGGGCATCAGGTCTTCCTTGTATCTAAAAAATAA